GCTCAGGACGGGCGTGAGCCTGTCGGGAACGGCCATGCAGCAGCCGGATTCAACGATGACTTGATGCCCGGTGTGGCAGCCGTCGACGGCGTTGCAGGCGCGGGAGCAGCGGGCGCCGGCGCCGGATCGGACGACTTCGAAACCACTTTCGTCGCAGCCGGTGCAGCCACCTTCTTCGCAGCGGGCTTCGCTGCCGGCTTGGCTGTGGCCTTCGCCGGTGCAGCCTTCTTCGCAGCGGGCTTTGCCGCCGGCTTGGCCGCAGCCTTCGCCGGTGCAGCCTTCTTCGCAGCGGGCTTTGCCGCCGGCTTGGCCGCAGCCTTCGCCGGTGCAGCCTTCTTCGCAGCGGGCTTCGCCGCCGGCTTGGCCGCAGCCTTTGCCGGTGCAGCCTTCTTCGCTGCGGGCTTTGCCGCTGGCTTGGCCGCAACCTTCGCCGGTGCAGCCTTCTTCGCAGCGGGCTTCGCCGCCGGCTTGGCCGCAGCCTTCGCCGGTGCAGCCTTCTTCGCAGCGGGCTTCGCCGCCGGCTTGGCCGCAGCCTTTGCCGGTGCAGCCTTCTTCGCAGCGGGCTTCGCCGCCGGCTTGGCCGCAGCCTTCGCCGGTGCAGCCTTCTTCGCAGCGGGCTTTGCCGCCGGCTTGGCCGCAGCCTTCGCCGGTGCAGCCTTCTTCGCAGCGGGCTTCGCTGCCGGCTTGGCCGCAGCCTTCGCCGGTGCAGCCTTCTTCGCAGCGGGCTTTGCCGCCGGCTTGGCCGCAGCCTTCGCCGGTGCAGCCTTCTTCGCAGCGGGCTTTGCCGCCGGCTTGGCCGCAGCCTTCACCGGTGCGGCCTTCTTCGCTGCAGGTTTCGCAGCAGCTTTACTCGGGGCACTCGCCTTCTTCGCCCCCTTCTTTGCGTCAGCTTCAGCCATGACTACTCTCCTCTGGATAACAGGAATTGACAGCACCTCAGCCCCTCCGGTGGCGGAAGGTCCGTTCACGACGGTGCGCACCCTGCGCATCGCCAGGAACACTTTTCGGCCCATGCAGATCGCTCCGCATCTGCCAGCGGATCACCTATCCGCAGGACGCCCGGACAACACATGTCGTCCGGATGTCCGGTTCATCTTCGTATGCAGCCCGACGCTGCTTACGACATTCAAAAGTACTAATGAAGGCGGGATCGCTCCATACCGTGAATTCCTTCGCGTGTATCGACCCTGGCCATCGCCCGGGAACGCGCAATGGCGGTCATGCATTGCGCCGCCTTCGCGTGCACGACGCATGCAGACCTGCATTGACCGACCTCGTGCGGAACGGACCCACGCACACGGTGACGACAGGATGGGAGGGCGGATGAAATGGCCGATCGCGATCGGCTGTTCGGGGTTTGGACCGGGGGAGATGCAATCGACTTCATCGGGGACAGGCGACCCGAATCGCCGGTCAGCGCGATAACTGACAAGAGGCTTGAAGATTTCGTCACAAGGGACTGATTCATGGGCCGAAAGTATTACATAACCATCAGGTTTTAAAGCAACAATCCACACAAAAGTCCAGATTTTTTTCCGACTTTTGACCTGCGTTTCAGACGATTATTCCCTCGGCATTGCCAAAAGCGCTCCGGACCGGCGTCCTGAAACCGTTGCCGGGAAAGGATCACAGCACACCGGCTATTTCTCGAAGCAGCGCTTGCAAGGGATTTCCGGCTGACTTGAAAGTGTTGCGAAGCTGCCATTGATCTGCGCCGCAGAACGGTACCCGTAGTGTGCTGCAGCGTCCGGATAACTAGATACAGCGTCTTGCGCCCAGCGATTTTCTGACTTCGACCACGCCGGCACTTCGCTCCGCGGCGCAGCCGGCGCCGGCGCACAGGGCCACTGCACAAGCGCCCCCCGCCATGCGAGTGCCCGCCACATTGGGCACGGGTTGAACTGCGCAGATCCAGCAGTCCGGCACGCCACCGACCGACAGCCGCACGTGACGATGATCACCGTGCTTTCGAGTGCGCTCACGCGTTGCAGATGGACGATTGCCGCGCGCCGGTCGCGGTGGGAGAAATCCGCCTCCTGATTGTCGACCGCGAGCGGCAGAACGCAGACGACAACCGGTCAGACGCGTTCCGGTTCGTGCGGCGGCTGTGCCGGACTGGGCCACCATCCGGACGGCGGTACCACCTGCGGCGTCGGCGTATCGGCCATGTAATGCGGCGACATGATCTGGACGCCGTACTCGTTGAACACGTCCTGGATGTTGCCGTGCAGCTGGTTCAGCGCTTCGGCGCGCCGTGCCGGCGCGCTCTTGTCGATCTGCGCGCACATCCTGTATTCGACATAGAAGTCGGACAGCGCAGTCTGCAGCACATAGGGCAGCGGCGTCTGCGCGACACCCGGCGTGCGCCGTGCGGCTTCGAGCAGCATGGCATGCACCTGTCGCCAGGGTGTGGCGTAGCCGATGGTGACCGTCGTGTGTACGACGAAATGGCCATCGGTCACCAGGCGGGAAAAGTTGCGCACCGGGTGGCTGAACATGACCGCGTTCGGAATGCTCACCTCCTCGCCCATGCCGGTATGGATCCGGGTCGCGAACAAACCGATGTTCATCACCGTGCCTTCGGTTTCGCCGGCCTTCACATATTCACCCGGACGCAGCGAGCGGGAGTACATCAGGCTGAAACCCGACAGCACCTGACCGACGATGCTGGAAGCACCGAGCGACAGCATCAGGCCGGCCAGCACCGACACGCCCTTGAACGCCTCGCTGTGCGAACCGGGCAGGTAGGGATACGCCATCGCCAACGCAAACAGCCAGATGATCAGATTGCCGAGGCGGCGCGTCGGCCCCGCGGTATCGACGTCCAGCCCGGCTACCCTGGCCTCGCCGCTTTCGACCCGTTCGAGCAGCGCGCCGAGCGCCCTTGAACTGACGCGTGCCAGCAGGAAAATGAGCACTGCGATCACCAGTCCGGGGATCGCACCCGCAATGGCCCACGCAAACTGCGCAAGCACGTCGAGCAGCCAGGCTGTAGAGCGCTCGCCCCACGGACGGGACCAGGCGAACTGATGCAGCACGAAGGTGAGCCACGCGTCGATCAGCAGCACCGCCGCCAGCCAGCTCAGTCCGCGCGACACGGCGTTCAGCACGCGGCGGGCGTGCTCGGCATAGGCGGCAAGCAGATCGCCGGCGGATCGGTCCTGCTGCCATGCCGCGAGACGCCGATCGAGCCGCTCCGCCAGTTTGCGACGCAGCCAGAACACGCCCTTCAGCAGCAGCAGGGCGAGCAGCGTTGCACCGGCGGACCAGGCGAGCCCCTGACCGATGCGTCGCGCATCGCCCTTTTCACGCACTTCGAGTACGGCGGCCTGCAGGCGACGCTGCACTTCTTCGGCCGCCGCATTGAACGACAGGCCGGAAGACGGCCCGACATCGTCGGCCACCAGATGGAACACCCGTTCGCCATCGAACTTCAGGCTGGCGGTCGCGCCTTCACGCATCAGCGTGATGGCGGCCGGACCTCCGCCCGCCAGCATGCGCTCCAGCGTCGCCTCGGCCTGCTGGGCGCGAACCGCAGGCGCATCGTCCAGCAGCGTGGCCCGAAAGGTCACGATGCGGCGTCGATTCACGAACAGAGTGTCTTCTTCAACGTCGACGCTGCCGCCGCGCGACAACTCGAACACTGGTCGGTCAGGCGCAATGACCGGCGCAGGCGGCGCATCCGGCGCCTGGGAAAATGCGCCGGCCGAGCCGGTCGCGGCACAGATCAGAAAGAACAGGCGCAGGCAGCGGAATGCAATACGGCGGGCGATCACGCACGTCTCCGGATCAAGTCGACAGTCGCGAGAATGCTGCATTCCAGGAGGATCGTCCAATGCCGCGTCCGTCATGTCATGCCTGGTGCGACGGCGCCCGGTCCGGCCTGGGCACCGGGGTGCTTTCTGTGGTCAAAGATCCGTCGTCGGGCAGTTACGGGGGCTTCGCCCGTGAAGCGGTCGAATCGCGCTGTACCGCCACACCGACGCCCTGCGGCTGAGGACACGAATGACCTGAAAATCGTTGATTCTGCCGATGGCGCCACGAACTTCATCCGACGCCGGCGGCCTTGGCGGCTCCGGTCAGCGCCCCGGCGCTGCCGCCATCGCTTCCGCCATCTCCTCGCCCATGCGCACGCTGCGCCCGGGCGTCCAGTCGGCGCGTGCGCGCAGCACGTTCTTCGGGAACAGCATCACCACGGTCGAGCCGAGCAGGAAGCGCCCCATTTCCTCGCCGCGTGCGAGCCGGATGTCCTGCTCGTCGTAGCGCCAGTCGCGCAGCGTACCGGGGCGCGGCGGGTTGATCAGACCGTGCCAGACGGTCTGCATGCTGCCGACCGCCATGGCGCCGACCAGCGTCAGCACGAAGGGACCAAATGCCGAATCGAACAGGCACACCACGCGCTCGTTGCGCGCGAACAGTCCGGGTACACCGGCCACCGTCGCAGGATTCACCGAATACAGCGTACCCGGCACATGAATCATGCGCCGCAGCCGCCCGTCGCACGGCATGTGGATACGGTGGTAGTCCTTCGGGCTGAGGTAGATCGAAATCGCCTCACCGCCTTCGAAGGGCGCAGCCAGCGCGGCATCGCCGCCCACCAGCGCCTGGGCGCAATAGGCGTGCCCCTTCACCTGCAGGATGGTGGCGTCACGCAGCGTCACGCAGTCGATCACCGAGCCATCGACCGGGCTTACGAAGGGCGCGTCGGCCAGCGGACGCACGCCGTCGCGCAGCGCCCGGGTGAAGAAGTCGTTGAAGCAGGCGTAGTGCGTCGGGTCCGGATCGGCCGCCTCGCTCATGTCCACGCCGTACTTGCGGATGAACCACGGAATGATGCCGCGCGTCCATGGCGCGCGGGAATTGGCGACGAATTCGGCGAACCGGGTCAGCGCCTGCTTGGGCAACACATGCTGCAGCCGGACAAACAGTCGATCGTGAAGATCAGAAGACGACATCGGGCGGTCTCGTGAGGGGGCCTTCGCGCACCTGTGCGCCCTGCGATGCGCAACAGCGTCTGACGGCCCGCTACCGCGTGTTCAGCGGAGTGTGACCGGATGGTGGCGCGGAGCAGAAGGCTCGCCAACTGCGAGCGCCCCGGATTTTCGGTCCCGCATATTAATGGAAGCGCCCGGCGGCGACACGGCGTTCGCACGCCCCCGGGCGCGGGTCACGCATCTGCGGGGCGACCGGCGACGCCGCTGCCCTGCGGTATTCACGCAGTCCGCGACAGTCGGGGCGCTGTCAGCCGCCGCTGAGCGCCTGCACGATGATCAGTTCGCCGTCCGCGCGCAGCGGCTGCGCGAGGTCGCGTACCTGTTCACCGTCGAAGAAGATGCGGATGTGGCGGCGGATGCGACCCTGCTCGTCGATCATGCGAAAGCGGATGCCCGGGTACTGGCCGTCGAGCGCGTCGAGCACGTCAGCCAGCGTGGCGCCGGATGCCTCGGCATGAGCGCTTTCGGTGTAGGCGCGCAGGGCGCTCGGGATCAGCACCCTCATCGGACGACTTTCCGCGCAGCGGTCACGGCGCGGGCCGCTCCGCCACCTCGACCGCATAGATGTCCGGCAGGTGCTGCGCGATGCAGGTCCAGTGCGCACCCTCGTCGCGACTGGCCCACAGCTCGCCGCTGGTGGTGCCAAAATACAGGCCGATCGTGTCCTGGCCGTCGGCCGTCATGGCCTGGCGTTTCACCGTCCACCAGGCCTGAGCCTTCGGCAGGCCGGCGTCGAGACGCTGCCAGCTGGCGCCCGCATTGCGCGTCGCATAGACCGCCGGCCGCCCGTCCGGACTGGTGCGCGGCCACACCGATGTGCCGTCCATCGGAAACACCCAGGCGGTGTCGGCGTCGCGCGGATGCACCACCATCGGGAAGCCGATCTCGCCCACCTCGGACGGCATCGTGTCGCCGATCTTGCGCCAGCGCGTGTCCGGCCGGTCGAGCCGGTAGATGCCGCAATGATTCTGCTGGTACAGCCGATCCGGGTTGGTCGGGCACAGTCGCACGCAGTGCGGGTCGTGGAAGGTGGGCTGTGACGCATCGAAGCCTTCCACCACGTCAAGGCCGTCGATCAGCGGCGCGAAACTGCGGCCGCCATCGAGCGATTCGTGCACGCCACCGCCGGACATCGCAAAGTACAGATGCGACGGATCGCGCGGGTCCACGATGATGGAGTGCAGCTTGGGGCCATCGGGCGTGCCATCCTGTACCGTACCCATCCATTTCAGGTAGTCCGGATGGTCGTTGATGCACGAGAATGGCGCCCAGCTGACGCCGCCGTCGTCCGACCGGAACAGGCCCTGCGGCGACGTGCCGGCGTACCACACGCCCGGTTCGACCGCCGGGCCGGGCGCGAGCCAGAAGGTGTGATCAACACTGCGCCCGGCGCCGCCCTCGGCGCGGGCGAACGCGGGCGGCCGTGCCGCTTCGGTCCAGTTGGCACCGAAATCGGTCGAGCGGAAAATGGTCGGCCCGAGGTGACCGGTTTTCGCGGCTGCAAGCAGCGTGCGGCCATCACGCGGGTCAAGCACGACATGGCTGATGACGTGGCCGAGAAAGTGCGGCCCGTCGGTGCGCCAGCTGCCGCGCTCCGGGTCGCCGTGATAGAACCACGCGCCCTTGCGGGTCGCGACCAGCAGGGTGACCTGACGTGTCGGGCCGGGCGGCCGAACGCGGGTGTGATCGGATGACATGGTGTGCTCCTCGTACGGGCGGGACGCCGATGCAGGGTCGACGAACGAAGGCTGCCGGTTTCGACAGCGATCGCTGCGCCTGACAGGATCATCCGCCCGACGGAGCGCGTTCGGGAAGTCCGCACAGCACCGGGTTACGCTGCGATCGGACCCGCGCCGGGCCGCCGACCCGCCTCAGGACTTGAACTGCCGGGCGGCAAACGCCCACACCATGCGCGACGCATCGGGGCCCTTCGCATCGCCATAGGGCTCGCTCGCAGCGCCACCGCTCCAGGCATGCGCGAGGCCGGGGATGCCGATCTGCGTCACCACTGTGCGGCCACGCAGCCGGAAATCGGTCACCGTCATCGGGTGCCGTTTGCCACGCTGCATGGTGCGCGGCGCCCCCGCAGACGCACCAGCGGCATCGGCCCACCCTTGCGCGGCCGTGTCGCCATTGCCCGGCGCGACCACCGCGTCGCGTCCGCCGTGGATCACGAGCAGCGGTGGCAGGTTGACCGTCAACGCCATCGGCACAGCCGGCAGCGCTGCCGCCGGACGCCGTCCGCGCATGGCGCCGAGCGCACTCAGCGTCGAATGGGCACTGCCCGGCGGCACGCCCGAATGCATCACCAGCGCGCGGAATCGCGTCGGATGCCGCGTCACCAGCAGCGCCGCCATGCTGGCGCCAGCCGACAGACCGGCCACGGCGACCCGTTCGAGATCGGCCGGATAGAGCGTGCACACCTGATCGATGGCGGCCATGATCAGTGCGACTTCGCCCCAGGCACGGCCGGATCGGGTATCGAACCAGTTCCAGCAGCCTTGGGCATTGGCCAGCCGCTCCTGTTCCGGATACAGCACCAGAAAGCCCTCGCGTGCCGCAATGCGATTCATCCGCGTGCTGTCGGCAAACCCCTTCGCGTCCTGCCCGCAGCCGTGCAGCATCACGAGCAGCGGCACCCGCTCGCCGGGACGAATGCCAGCCGGGCGGTACAGCCGGTAGCGACGCGCACCGGACGGACCGATCGCCACGCCCGGCAGCCACTGCCCGGCTGCAGTGGCGCCCTTGCCCGGCGCCTTGACTGCGGTTCGTCCACGTGCGACCGGCTTGACACGCGCGACCGTCGGCGTGACCGCCTTGAGCGCACGCCGCGTGGCCGGCAATGCCGAACGCAGCGCCGAGCGCTGCAAGGTCGCCAGACTGCGCGTCATGCTTCGGGTGAAGATCGAGGTCCAGCTGCGCTTCGCCATCCGTGAGGGTCCGTGTGCCGGCTTGAACCGGGGTGCCACCACATCCGCATATATAAATGCAGGCGTGACCATGTCCGTCGGTTCTACAGCATGTCGGGGCAAAAACGCCGGAACATTTCAGCTGCTCACACCTTTGCCGGCGCGACCGGGCCGACTCGAGCACCATGGGGCGGAACCTTCCGCGTCGCGGCGCGGCTTCGGGTCGACACGGAACAACGCGTCTTTCAGCCGTCTGATCGGTCAAACGGCGATCGAACATGGGCGCATGATCGATCGCGCATCACGGCACTCCGGCAGTGCCGGTCACACCACAAGCTTCTTCCAACGCTGCAAACCTCGACGCAATTCGCCGGGTTTCATGAAAGTCAGGTGTCGAGTGCATCACCACAGTTTCAAGGCCCGAGCCGGGCGATGGACCGTATCCGCGGCCTTCGTCCTGTGCACGGCACTGCCCGCGGGCCGCGCCATCGCCGCCTGCAACGGCGGCGTCACGGTCACGTCGAGCATCGTGATCGGTGCGAACTGCGACGGTGGCAGCACCACGCCACTGCGCATGAACACCGGCGCGAACGTGACGATCAATTCCGGCGTCACGGTCTCGAACAATGCCGGCAGCGGCCGCAATGGCGACCCGATTTCGGTGCTGTCAACCAGCACATCCGCCACGCTGACCAACAACGGCAACATCTATACCGCCGCGCAGTGGGCGATCACCAACAACGGCACGCTCGACACGCTGATCAATACCGGCACGATCGCCTCCGGCGTCCGGCGCGCCATCGTGAACAACGGCGGCACCATCGGCACGATCACCAACACCGGCACCGTGTCCGGGCCGTTCGCCGACATCACGGCCTCGGGCGGTAGCATCGGCACCCTCAACAACCTGCAGGGTGCCGGCAACGCGGGTGGCGCGCTGACCTATGCCGGCGACCTGCCGACCCGCTACAACATCATCATCAACGCGCCCGGCACCTATGGCGTACTGGCCGGAGCGGGCGTATCCGGCGCCACGATGTTCGGCATCCACGGCACGTCCACCGTCGCCACCGGCACCTATTCCGGCGTGCTGACCGGAATGGCTGCCGCGAACCTGAGCGGCGCCACCAGCGGCAGCTTCGGCGGACTGGCCTGGGCGCTGAATCTCGCCTCCGGCAGCAGCACCGTGTGGGATCTGATTTTCGCGCCGGCAAGCACCGACATCACGACCGGCGGCACCTTCACGCTGGACAGCGTCGGCGTGACGACCAATCCGGTATTCGACGGCGGCACGCTGACGCTCGCGGCCGACGACGCGTCGGCACAGGCGTTCGCCGTGGGCGGCAGCGGCGGCACCCTCACCTCGCCGACCGGCGGCAGCGCCACGCTGTCCGGCGTGTTGTCTGGCGCCGGCGGTCTGACGATAGCCGGCACAGGCCGGCTGACGCTGTCCGGCCTGAACAGCTATGGCGGCGGCACGACCATCGCGTCCGGCACGGTCGCGATCGACGGCGATTCGGCCCTGGGGAGCGGCGCGGTATTCGTCGCGCCGGGCGCCGTGCTGATGGGCACCGGCACGATCGCCGGCCCGGTCACCGTCGCTGGCACCTTCAAACCCGGCAACTCGCCCGGTTTCATCGCCGTGAACGCCACCGTCGCGCAAAATACCGGCAGTACCTATCAGCAGGACATCGCAGGCACCGTGCAGGCGGCGAGCACCACGCCTGCCGGAGCGACCGGTTTCTACAGCTTCCTCGAAATCACCGGCGGGCAGTTCGTCATCCAGCCCGGCGCCACGCTCACGCCACAACTGCTGAACCTGTTCACGCCGGGCGAGCCCGGATTCGGCAGCGCGCCGCATGTGCCGGCGCTCGGCGAGCGCTTCCGCATCATCAGCGCAGATAGCGGCATCACCGGCCGCTTCACGACACTGACCCAGCCGGCCGGCCTCGCCGCCGGCACGCAGTTCGCGGCTTTCTACGATGTGGCCGGCAGCCGGAGCATCGACCTGCTGGTGATCCCGCTGTCCTACCGCAGCGTGCTGGCTGACGGCAGCGCGAATGCCCGGTCGGCCGGCGACGCGCTGGACCGGCTGGTCGAACTGAATCTGGCCGGTACGGCGGGTGTGGCGCAAACCACCCTGCTGCAGGCGGCCGCAACGCAAGGCGCCACAGCGCTGCCGTCATTCGCGCGTTCGCTGGCGGGTGAAACGCATGGCGCAAGTCTGGCAATGGTTCCGCAGGCCACGCGGCGACTGCAGCAAACGGTGCTCGCACAAGTGGACAGCGTCGCGCGCACCGGCAACAGGGTGTGGGGCGGCATCACCTACCAAGGCGGCAATCGCTCGGG
The sequence above is a segment of the Methyloversatilis sp. RAC08 genome. Coding sequences within it:
- a CDS encoding mechanosensitive ion channel family protein, which codes for MIARRIAFRCLRLFFLICAATGSAGAFSQAPDAPPAPVIAPDRPVFELSRGGSVDVEEDTLFVNRRRIVTFRATLLDDAPAVRAQQAEATLERMLAGGGPAAITLMREGATASLKFDGERVFHLVADDVGPSSGLSFNAAAEEVQRRLQAAVLEVREKGDARRIGQGLAWSAGATLLALLLLKGVFWLRRKLAERLDRRLAAWQQDRSAGDLLAAYAEHARRVLNAVSRGLSWLAAVLLIDAWLTFVLHQFAWSRPWGERSTAWLLDVLAQFAWAIAGAIPGLVIAVLIFLLARVSSRALGALLERVESGEARVAGLDVDTAGPTRRLGNLIIWLFALAMAYPYLPGSHSEAFKGVSVLAGLMLSLGASSIVGQVLSGFSLMYSRSLRPGEYVKAGETEGTVMNIGLFATRIHTGMGEEVSIPNAVMFSHPVRNFSRLVTDGHFVVHTTVTIGYATPWRQVHAMLLEAARRTPGVAQTPLPYVLQTALSDFYVEYRMCAQIDKSAPARRAEALNQLHGNIQDVFNEYGVQIMSPHYMADTPTPQVVPPSGWWPSPAQPPHEPERV
- the asd gene encoding archaetidylserine decarboxylase (Phosphatidylserine decarboxylase is synthesized as a single chain precursor. Generation of the pyruvoyl active site from a Ser is coupled to cleavage of a Gly-Ser bond between the larger (beta) and smaller (alpha chains). It is an integral membrane protein.), which produces MSSSDLHDRLFVRLQHVLPKQALTRFAEFVANSRAPWTRGIIPWFIRKYGVDMSEAADPDPTHYACFNDFFTRALRDGVRPLADAPFVSPVDGSVIDCVTLRDATILQVKGHAYCAQALVGGDAALAAPFEGGEAISIYLSPKDYHRIHMPCDGRLRRMIHVPGTLYSVNPATVAGVPGLFARNERVVCLFDSAFGPFVLTLVGAMAVGSMQTVWHGLINPPRPGTLRDWRYDEQDIRLARGEEMGRFLLGSTVVMLFPKNVLRARADWTPGRSVRMGEEMAEAMAAAPGR
- a CDS encoding MoaD/ThiS family protein produces the protein MRVLIPSALRAYTESAHAEASGATLADVLDALDGQYPGIRFRMIDEQGRIRRHIRIFFDGEQVRDLAQPLRADGELIIVQALSGG
- a CDS encoding WD40/YVTN/BNR-like repeat-containing protein encodes the protein MSSDHTRVRPPGPTRQVTLLVATRKGAWFYHGDPERGSWRTDGPHFLGHVISHVVLDPRDGRTLLAAAKTGHLGPTIFRSTDFGANWTEAARPPAFARAEGGAGRSVDHTFWLAPGPAVEPGVWYAGTSPQGLFRSDDGGVSWAPFSCINDHPDYLKWMGTVQDGTPDGPKLHSIIVDPRDPSHLYFAMSGGGVHESLDGGRSFAPLIDGLDVVEGFDASQPTFHDPHCVRLCPTNPDRLYQQNHCGIYRLDRPDTRWRKIGDTMPSEVGEIGFPMVVHPRDADTAWVFPMDGTSVWPRTSPDGRPAVYATRNAGASWQRLDAGLPKAQAWWTVKRQAMTADGQDTIGLYFGTTSGELWASRDEGAHWTCIAQHLPDIYAVEVAERPAP
- a CDS encoding extracellular catalytic domain type 1 short-chain-length polyhydroxyalkanoate depolymerase yields the protein MAKRSWTSIFTRSMTRSLATLQRSALRSALPATRRALKAVTPTVARVKPVARGRTAVKAPGKGATAAGQWLPGVAIGPSGARRYRLYRPAGIRPGERVPLLVMLHGCGQDAKGFADSTRMNRIAAREGFLVLYPEQERLANAQGCWNWFDTRSGRAWGEVALIMAAIDQVCTLYPADLERVAVAGLSAGASMAALLVTRHPTRFRALVMHSGVPPGSAHSTLSALGAMRGRRPAAALPAVPMALTVNLPPLLVIHGGRDAVVAPGNGDTAAQGWADAAGASAGAPRTMQRGKRHPMTVTDFRLRGRTVVTQIGIPGLAHAWSGGAASEPYGDAKGPDASRMVWAFAARQFKS
- a CDS encoding autotransporter outer membrane beta-barrel domain-containing protein; the protein is MHHHSFKARAGRWTVSAAFVLCTALPAGRAIAACNGGVTVTSSIVIGANCDGGSTTPLRMNTGANVTINSGVTVSNNAGSGRNGDPISVLSTSTSATLTNNGNIYTAAQWAITNNGTLDTLINTGTIASGVRRAIVNNGGTIGTITNTGTVSGPFADITASGGSIGTLNNLQGAGNAGGALTYAGDLPTRYNIIINAPGTYGVLAGAGVSGATMFGIHGTSTVATGTYSGVLTGMAAANLSGATSGSFGGLAWALNLASGSSTVWDLIFAPASTDITTGGTFTLDSVGVTTNPVFDGGTLTLAADDASAQAFAVGGSGGTLTSPTGGSATLSGVLSGAGGLTIAGTGRLTLSGLNSYGGGTTIASGTVAIDGDSALGSGAVFVAPGAVLMGTGTIAGPVTVAGTFKPGNSPGFIAVNATVAQNTGSTYQQDIAGTVQAASTTPAGATGFYSFLEITGGQFVIQPGATLTPQLLNLFTPGEPGFGSAPHVPALGERFRIISADSGITGRFTTLTQPAGLAAGTQFAAFYDVAGSRSIDLLVIPLSYRSVLADGSANARSAGDALDRLVELNLAGTAGVAQTTLLQAAATQGATALPSFARSLAGETHGASLAMVPQATRRLQQTVLAQVDSVARTGNRVWGGITYQGGNRSGDENASGFSSHLYQLAFGADMHTADGHTLGAGFALSTTRVSARSGSGTVQQGTIFAYGQRPVSDWVLDGMASIGLSSTDNTRNDPLGSATALDANDIHGGDALVSLGIGRAHDVAPGRVTPYARLTWQHVRQSAFNEGDSAAALGVRRFSDDGVRAVLGVSLASAPTFASSDPAAQRFTYRAHLGVGADTSGLIQPRLNTTLAGVAMTLRTPDVGKTFVQAGVSASARVATHTVVELGLAGEIRQGAVLGNINLDLIVRF